The sequence below is a genomic window from Tenacibaculum tangerinum.
AAAACGTTGTGGAATCTGAAAATCCTACTGACAAAGATTATCAAAAACAGATTGCAATAGGTCTTTCAAGATTTAAAGAAAACTATCTGGAATTAGATACCGAAGACCGAGAAATGGTTTGTGCTTATATTGAGCAATTAATGAATATAGTTGGACTAGAAAGCTCGAATGGACAATTAAATAAATTTATATACGGTTTTGACCCAATAGAAATAGCAAAAGAATCGAAATGGACAGATGAACACGGAAATGTCTTTATTCAAAAGGGAAATGAAGTTTCCATCATTCCAGCTAAATACGAGAAAACTGAAAAAACCTATAAGGTGTTTATTTTTAATGAAACTCTAAATGAAATTCAAGTTTCAGAAAGAATTAAAATACAACCCAACAAATTCAAAGTTTTCAATATGGTAGACACAGACACGCTTGAATTAAACAATGGTGTAAAATTTATGTTTGGAGAAACTTACGGACTTGAAATAGAAGACAAAAAATCACAAGTCAGTGGACTTGGAGGAGAATTTTTAGTAAAATACGGAGTTCCGGATGAAGCGGAATGGGCATTTGTGATTGTCCCAGAAGGCGAAGAAGATTAATTAAATAAAAACTATAGCTAACAAAGAAATGAGGTAAAAACAACTAATTTTTTTATATTTTTTCACTCCAAGCTACTTTGATAGTTTATACCATAAGGCAAACCACTTTTTATAATTGCAAAGGCTTGTTTTAACATGATTCGTCCTAAATAAAGACTCCATTTGTATAGAAGCCTGCAGCGAGATTGGAGAAAACCCAGATTTGAAAAGAAATATGATGTAAAAAGCCGAAAACTATTCGGCTTAATAAGAATTGTACAACTTTTATAAACTTTCCCGCCCCCGTGATAGCGGCGACCCATGCCGTGATATTAGCGGAGCGTGCCGTGATAGCTGCGACCCATGCCGTAGTATTAGCGGAGCATGCCGTGATAACGGCGACTCATGCCTTAGTATTAGCGGAGCACGCCGTGATAGCTGCGACCCATGCCGTAGTATTAGCGGAGCACGCCGTGATAGCTGCGACCTGTATAACCTTTGATACTCCTTGAAACGTCTTTTATTACGTAAATAATGGGGGGGTATGGGATGCCGTAAGATCGTATGTGATCAATGTTTTAGATTCGCAAGAATTGTAAGAACAACTCGATTTTTATAATTAATTAACAAATAGCAATAACTCGTTAATAACTTTACTTTTGATAAAGCATTGGTTTTGATATATTTGATAGCGTATAATAATTGTTAAATTTTAGTTTATCCCATGTTTTCATTGGGATAACAAAACTAAAGTTTGGTATAAAACGAGTTGGCAACAATTAAAACAAACTGCAAATGAAAGAAATAAAAGGAATTGGATTTTCAATACCATCTGAAAATGATGATCATTTAAGTATTGATAGCAATAGTTCTCTTTCAGAAACAGACATAGCAGTATTTTCACCGAATTTAAGTACAACTTCTTATTCTAGTTACAATAGCGATGTATTTAATAGTAATCACGAAGAATACGAGGGAAAGAAACTTTACAATAAAGAATCTTCTGCCAAAATGTTTGAACATATCAAACACTGGAAAAAGGAGTTAATGAACTTTGTTGTAAAAGGTGGAACTTTGTTTGTTGTGCTTTGTAAAAAACAAGATTTCTTTATTTACACTGGAACAAAAGATATTAGTGGAACAGGTCGAAATCAAAAAACGACAAATCACGTTGCACCATTGAACAATTACGAGTTTTTACCATTTTCCAAGATAGAATATCATTCTGCGAGTGGTAAAAACGTTTACACCGAATCATCTACTTACAAGAATATTATAAATCAATTTAAAGACTTCTTTTCTTTTGAAACATATTTGGTCAGCGAAAAAATTGAAAAACCTACATTCACAACAAAAAAGAAAGATAGAATTTTAGGAGCAACCTTGAAAGTCAAAGAAGGTCATATAGTTTTCCTACCAAATCTAAATTTAGATATACCTTCATTTACTAGATATGAAAAAGAAACTGATGAAGAGTTTTGGACAAAAGAAGCTATAACTAAAGGAAAAATATTTGTAAACTGTTTAGTCGAAATTGATAAAGTTCTATCAAAAAACAATCAAAAATCACCTAAACCTAACTGGGTTGACAAAAAAAATTATCAAATATTTGAAGCAGTTGAAACAAAGAAAATAATTGACAAAAATCAACGCGAAATAGAAAAGAGACTCAAAGAAAATGAAAATTTATCTCAAGTTTTTGATGAACAAGAAAAATTAAAAGATTTACTTTTTGAAACAGGTAAACCTCTAGAAGAAGCTGTTATTTTAGCTCTAAAAATCTTGGGCTATAAAGCAGAAAATTATGATGATGGAGAACTTGAATTAGACCAGATAATTGTGTCACCTGAAGGAGATAGATTTATTGGAGAATGCGAAGGCAAAGACAATAAAGATATTGATGTGTCAAAATTCAGACAATTATTGGATGGACTTAATGCTGATTTTGAAAAAGAAAACGTTGAAGAAAAAGCATTTGGACTTCTTTTTGGAAATCCGCAGAGACTAATTGAGCCAAATAAGCGAAAGTTAGATTTTACGAAAAAATGCAAAACAGGAGCAAAAAGAGAGAAAATAGGTCTAATAAATACAGTTGATTTATTTTTAGTCAGCAGATATATAAAGGAATCTAATGATTTGACATTTGCCGAATTATGTAGAAAAGAAATAAAAAAACAATTGGGAGATTTAATAAAGTTTCCTGAAATAAAATAACAGTTGCCAACAATGGCTATAAGTAATTGCTTGGGTATGGGCTACATCTGAAAATTTTTGCGAAATTTTCAGTTTGGTGTGTACTTGCAAAAGTTATATCTTAGTCACGCAACTACTCATAGCCTGAACGTTAGCCACAAGCTGAAACCAAATTTATGAAATACCAATTGTCATTACTTCTTACCATTTTAGTTTCGAGTTTGATTTACTCGCAGAGTGAGTATGCTGAAAAATATGATAATGGTCAAATCAAAATTCAGGGATTTTTAATCGATAGTGTCTTAATTGGAAAATACACGGAATATTATAAAAACGGACAGGTAAAAACAACTGGAGAATTCAAGAATTGTGAATACGAAACTAATCACACAAAAATCTACGTTGCAGGTTGTGGAGTTGGAAATAATTCAACAATCAGAAAAGGAAAAAAACACGGAGAATGGAAAGATTATTACGAAAATGGAATTCTCGAATCTAAATACAACTATTTCTGTGGTTTA
It includes:
- a CDS encoding DUF4844 domain-containing protein, with translation MKTPENANEQFTEFIAKKKFVAQPYPNYYPGISDEKMRPIFTEKINEIASDFKNVVESENPTDKDYQKQIAIGLSRFKENYLELDTEDREMVCAYIEQLMNIVGLESSNGQLNKFIYGFDPIEIAKESKWTDEHGNVFIQKGNEVSIIPAKYEKTEKTYKVFIFNETLNEIQVSERIKIQPNKFKVFNMVDTDTLELNNGVKFMFGETYGLEIEDKKSQVSGLGGEFLVKYGVPDEAEWAFVIVPEGEED